One genomic segment of Desulfomicrobium sp. ZS1 includes these proteins:
- the hcp gene encoding hydroxylamine reductase, protein MFCNQCEQTAKGTGCTKVGVCGKQPDVAALQDLLIYALQGLSQVTTQARAKGVSDAAVNHFINEGVFSTLTNVDFDPARFQVLINEAVAHREAIKARAGLTVDSPAATFTPAATLEALVAQGEQHGIAETLEAHEDLRSLKQILIYGLKGVAAYADHAAILGHEDESVYEFVQRALVKTLENLGVDELVGLCLECGQINLKAMELLDSGNTGTYGHPVPTEVPLGPKKGKAILVSGHDLKDLAMLLEQTAGKGISIYTHGEMLPCHGYPELKKHPHFHGHYGTAWQNQQKEFSEFPGAILMTTNCIQKPVESYKGNIFTTGLVGWPGVTHVGKDFSQVIETALSMPGFAADEDKGSVLTGFARNAVLGVADKVIAAVKSGDIRHFFLVAGCDGAKPGRNYYTEFVEKVPQDCIVLTLACGKFRFFDKKLGDIGGIPRLLDIGQCNDAYSAIQIASALAGAFGCGVNDLPLSMVLSWYEQKAVAILLTLLSLGIKGIRLGPTLPAFITPTVLNVLVENFDIKPLTTPDEDLKAILG, encoded by the coding sequence ATGTTTTGCAATCAGTGTGAACAGACCGCCAAAGGAACCGGATGCACCAAGGTCGGCGTATGCGGTAAACAGCCCGACGTGGCGGCTCTGCAGGATCTTCTCATCTACGCCTTGCAAGGGCTTTCCCAAGTCACGACGCAGGCCCGGGCCAAGGGCGTGTCAGACGCGGCCGTGAACCATTTCATCAATGAGGGTGTGTTCTCGACCCTGACCAATGTGGATTTCGACCCGGCACGTTTTCAGGTGCTCATCAATGAAGCCGTAGCCCACCGTGAAGCCATCAAGGCCCGGGCCGGTCTGACCGTGGACAGCCCCGCCGCCACCTTTACCCCGGCCGCGACCCTGGAAGCTCTGGTCGCTCAGGGCGAGCAGCACGGCATCGCCGAAACGCTGGAAGCCCATGAAGACCTGCGCTCCCTGAAGCAGATCCTCATCTACGGTCTGAAGGGCGTGGCAGCCTACGCCGATCACGCCGCCATTCTCGGTCATGAAGACGAAAGCGTGTACGAATTCGTGCAGCGCGCCCTGGTCAAGACCCTCGAAAATCTGGGCGTGGACGAACTGGTCGGACTGTGCCTCGAATGCGGCCAGATCAACCTGAAGGCCATGGAACTTCTCGACAGCGGCAATACCGGCACCTACGGCCACCCCGTGCCCACGGAAGTTCCCCTCGGACCCAAGAAAGGCAAAGCCATCCTGGTTTCCGGCCATGACCTGAAGGATTTGGCCATGCTCTTGGAACAGACCGCCGGCAAGGGCATAAGCATCTACACCCACGGCGAGATGCTGCCCTGCCACGGCTACCCGGAGCTGAAGAAGCACCCGCATTTCCATGGTCATTACGGCACCGCCTGGCAGAACCAGCAGAAGGAATTCTCCGAGTTTCCCGGCGCGATCCTGATGACCACCAACTGCATCCAGAAACCGGTCGAGTCCTACAAGGGCAACATCTTCACCACCGGACTGGTCGGCTGGCCCGGCGTGACCCACGTCGGCAAGGACTTCTCCCAGGTCATCGAGACGGCCCTCTCCATGCCCGGATTCGCGGCCGATGAAGACAAGGGATCCGTACTGACCGGGTTCGCCCGCAACGCGGTCCTCGGCGTTGCCGACAAGGTCATCGCGGCGGTCAAGAGCGGCGACATCCGCCACTTCTTCCTGGTCGCCGGTTGCGACGGGGCCAAGCCCGGCCGCAACTACTACACGGAATTCGTGGAAAAGGTTCCTCAGGATTGCATCGTGCTGACCCTGGCCTGCGGCAAATTCCGCTTCTTCGACAAGAAGCTGGGCGACATCGGCGGCATCCCGCGCCTTCTGGACATCGGCCAGTGCAACGATGCCTACTCGGCTATCCAGATCGCCTCGGCCCTGGCCGGAGCTTTCGGCTGCGGCGTGAACGACCTGCCCCTTTCGATGGTCCTGTCCTGGTACGAGCAAAAAGCCGTGGCCATCCTGCTGACCCTCTTAAGCCTCGGCATCAAGGGCATCCGCCTCGGGCCCACCCTGCCCGCCTTCATCACCCCGACGGTGCTGAACGTGCTGGTCGAAAACTTCGATATCAAGCCCCTGACCACCCCGGACGAAGACTTGAAAGCCATTCTCGGCTAA
- a CDS encoding sigma 54-interacting transcriptional regulator codes for MSTSTCSTELRVLLAISKVIDQALDLESALESILKILSDTMSMRRATVTLYDPLSGRLAISTSYGLSALEKQRGVYRMDEGITGIIFRTAKPYVVPDISLEPLFLDKTGTRRISQERISFVGVPILLHGSPIGVMNVDRVFTGQEQLDADTEFLTVVATLISQFLSLNEKVKKREAALKQENTSLKYQIARENHGPYIVGKSQTMLEVEQYVAKVAITKATVLLLGESGTGKTLIGRIIHELSDRKTHPFIKVNCAAIPENLLEAELFGYEKGAFTGANSTKPGRFEDAHLGTIFLDEIGELPLTLQSKLLRVLQEREFERIGSNKTRKVDVRIISATNRELEALVGHGLFREDLYYRLNVFPVHVPAVRERKEDIPRLLNHFQKEMEREYGRSLTLTPGALDLLLAYDWPGNVRELENLVERLVILTDDKPVEAELVRGFLTPETHRPGPARHAPEPPAHPEQEDFYQPLKETERREVLAALKRNAWIQYKAARELNLTPRQMGYRVRKFNLEELIAKGRVDHRRQQS; via the coding sequence ATGAGCACCTCAACCTGTTCCACAGAACTGCGCGTCCTGCTGGCCATCAGCAAGGTCATCGACCAGGCCCTGGACCTGGAAAGCGCGCTGGAATCAATTCTGAAAATCCTGTCCGACACCATGAGCATGCGCAGGGCCACGGTCACCCTGTACGACCCCCTCTCGGGCCGTCTGGCCATCTCCACTTCCTACGGCCTCTCGGCCCTGGAAAAACAGCGCGGCGTCTATCGCATGGACGAAGGAATCACGGGGATCATTTTTCGCACGGCTAAGCCATACGTGGTCCCGGACATCTCCCTTGAACCCCTCTTTCTGGACAAGACCGGCACACGGCGCATCAGCCAAGAGCGCATATCGTTTGTGGGCGTGCCCATTCTACTGCACGGCAGCCCCATCGGGGTCATGAACGTGGACCGCGTCTTCACGGGCCAGGAGCAACTCGACGCCGACACGGAATTTCTGACCGTGGTGGCCACCCTCATTTCTCAATTCTTAAGTCTTAACGAAAAAGTAAAAAAAAGAGAGGCCGCCCTCAAGCAGGAGAACACATCCCTCAAGTACCAGATCGCCAGGGAGAATCACGGCCCCTACATCGTCGGCAAGAGCCAGACCATGCTGGAAGTGGAACAATACGTAGCCAAAGTCGCCATCACCAAAGCCACGGTTCTGCTCCTCGGGGAATCGGGAACGGGCAAGACCCTCATCGGCCGGATCATTCATGAACTGTCGGACCGCAAAACCCATCCCTTCATCAAGGTCAACTGCGCCGCCATCCCTGAGAATCTGCTTGAAGCCGAACTCTTCGGCTACGAAAAAGGGGCTTTCACCGGAGCCAACAGCACAAAACCGGGCCGTTTTGAAGATGCGCACCTGGGCACTATTTTTCTTGATGAAATCGGGGAGTTGCCCCTCACTCTGCAATCCAAGCTGCTGCGCGTGCTGCAGGAACGCGAATTCGAACGCATCGGCAGCAACAAGACGCGTAAAGTCGATGTGCGCATCATCAGCGCCACCAACCGCGAATTGGAAGCCCTCGTCGGCCACGGGCTTTTCCGCGAAGACCTGTACTACCGCCTGAACGTCTTCCCTGTGCATGTACCGGCTGTCCGGGAGCGCAAGGAAGATATTCCACGCCTCCTCAATCATTTTCAAAAGGAAATGGAACGCGAATACGGCCGCAGCCTGACTTTGACCCCGGGCGCCCTCGACCTGCTGCTGGCCTATGACTGGCCCGGCAATGTGCGCGAACTGGAAAACCTGGTGGAGCGGCTGGTCATTCTGACCGACGACAAGCCGGTAGAAGCGGAGCTGGTGCGCGGGTTCCTCACGCCTGAAACACACCGGCCCGGACCGGCCAGGCACGCTCCCGAACCGCCCGCTCATCCCGAGCAGGAAGATTTTTACCAGCCGCTCAAGGAAACCGAACGCCGAGAAGTCCTGGCGGCGCTCAAACGAAACGCCTGGATTCAGTACAAGGCCGCCCGGGAACTGAACCTCACGCCCCGCCAGATGGGTTACCGGGTCAGAAAATTCAACCTTGAAGAGCTCATCGCCAAAGGGCGAGTCGATCACCGCAGACAGCAATCATAA
- a CDS encoding FAD-dependent oxidoreductase encodes MDPMNFNFLCSEPAAPVGRSVGIIGAGPSGLAATGYLSCLGYQVEVYDKLPKPGGLMLFGIPGYRIPKERIDLGARNLERKAGVIFHTHTKICCSGPLHDEEGDHFCREILGFGDMVKKHDAIMICTGSWRSRKLGIPGETLPGVFSGLEFLFPIRAVKYSAPNVKLPDVAGKTVAVIGAGHSAVDVAHSAVHLGAAKVYHIYRRTSREAPCGAFEIGQLRQMGVEWLDRTTPLRVLGGGTVEGLEISRPGQNGPEVSVLPVDLVVAAIGETATPPFAKELGLENVRKGEVRWLHMTAIENVFVAGDALSGPSKIGKAVYSGLRAARSLANWLDLKAQDRLDAYDYNDLVTNEAGFGRQA; translated from the coding sequence ATGGACCCGATGAATTTCAATTTCCTGTGTTCCGAACCGGCCGCGCCTGTTGGCCGTAGCGTCGGGATTATCGGCGCGGGCCCTTCGGGTCTGGCCGCCACGGGTTATTTGTCCTGCCTTGGCTACCAGGTCGAGGTTTACGACAAGTTGCCCAAGCCGGGCGGGCTCATGCTTTTTGGCATTCCAGGTTACCGCATTCCCAAAGAGCGTATCGATTTGGGCGCACGCAATCTGGAGAGAAAGGCGGGAGTCATTTTTCACACCCACACCAAGATCTGCTGCAGCGGGCCCTTGCATGACGAGGAGGGGGACCATTTCTGCCGCGAGATTCTGGGTTTTGGCGACATGGTCAAAAAGCACGACGCCATCATGATCTGCACGGGCTCCTGGCGTTCCCGCAAGCTTGGCATCCCCGGCGAGACCCTGCCCGGCGTTTTCTCGGGCCTTGAATTTCTTTTCCCTATCCGCGCCGTCAAATACAGCGCGCCCAACGTGAAGCTGCCCGACGTCGCGGGCAAGACAGTGGCCGTCATCGGGGCCGGGCATTCGGCCGTGGACGTGGCCCACAGCGCGGTCCATCTCGGGGCGGCCAAGGTCTATCACATATACCGGCGCACCAGCCGCGAAGCGCCATGCGGTGCCTTTGAGATCGGGCAGTTGCGGCAGATGGGCGTGGAGTGGCTGGATCGCACCACGCCGCTTCGGGTCCTGGGCGGAGGCACGGTCGAGGGGCTGGAGATTTCCCGTCCCGGTCAGAACGGGCCGGAGGTTTCGGTCCTGCCCGTGGATCTGGTGGTCGCCGCCATCGGCGAGACGGCGACGCCGCCGTTCGCCAAGGAGCTGGGTCTTGAGAACGTACGCAAGGGCGAGGTACGCTGGCTGCACATGACCGCAATTGAGAACGTGTTTGTGGCCGGCGATGCCTTGAGCGGCCCGAGCAAGATCGGCAAGGCGGTCTACAGCGGCCTGCGCGCGGCCCGCTCCCTGGCCAACTGGCTGGATTTGAAGGCCCAGGACAGGCTCGACGCCTATGATTACAACGACCTCGTGACCAACGAGGCCGGATTCGGGAGGCAGGCATGA
- a CDS encoding DUF5312 domain-containing protein: MAATKQQGCRNGQRKRSHGVSKTLLSNEKIKYFNIRWLRRKLGGLEDWAAWKEFSESMAVCHHNLLFCNFIPNCWWLIWDGLNKID, encoded by the coding sequence ATGGCGGCTACCAAGCAACAAGGATGCCGCAATGGTCAACGCAAACGAAGCCATGGTGTGTCCAAGACTTTGTTGTCAAATGAAAAGATAAAATATTTTAATATTAGATGGTTAAGGCGTAAACTGGGGGGGCTGGAAGATTGGGCTGCATGGAAAGAATTTTCTGAATCGATGGCTGTGTGCCATCATAATTTACTTTTTTGTAATTTCATTCCGAATTGTTGGTGGTTAATTTGGGATGGTTTAAACAAAATTGATTAA
- a CDS encoding AlpA family transcriptional regulator, whose amino-acid sequence MERWNEKQAAKYLGMSVKWMQQCRCYGRGPKFIKLGRSVRYNVADLDAYVASRTINPAA is encoded by the coding sequence ATGGAAAGATGGAACGAGAAGCAGGCGGCCAAGTATCTTGGGATGAGTGTCAAGTGGATGCAGCAGTGCCGATGCTATGGACGCGGCCCAAAGTTCATCAAACTGGGTCGGAGCGTCCGCTACAACGTCGCAGACCTCGACGCCTACGTCGCATCCCGCACTATCAACCCGGCAGCGTAG
- a CDS encoding YihY/virulence factor BrkB family protein — translation MEYFNNLLARGEHFVTRSIVHARREDTPAPWFVIRLLRTLLFAARDFQNRQGSLQASALTFYTLLSLVPLAAMAFGIAKGFGLEQLLEKELLRNFAAQQEVVLQVIAFARNMLDNTKGGLIAGIGVIILFWSVIKVLGRIEQNFNRIWAVPSRSMSRRLSDYLAIMLIAPLLLILSGSATVFIASQVRAISNQVGMPGVLDPAVSLGLGFAPYLLLWALFTLLYLIMPNTRVQFAGALLAGILAGSAYQLLQVSYIAFQINVASYNAIYGSFAALPLFLIWLQLSWHIVLFGAEIAHFFPHSDTVAAEPKWRERSMAQTRLLALAICHEIVQRFHRDEPSLSEETIASEFDMSRSETSEMINMLVHTHLLHRVQSEGDETPQLQPARDSANITVWDVLDAVDNAHANPSFTHDQPKLAAIAACLDTLRNDLDHTAATTLLRDIEPAQCQGTGSADATKKN, via the coding sequence ATGGAATATTTCAACAACCTTTTGGCCAGAGGCGAGCATTTCGTGACGAGGTCCATTGTGCATGCCCGGCGCGAAGACACGCCCGCTCCGTGGTTCGTGATCCGCCTGCTGCGGACCCTCCTCTTCGCGGCCCGAGATTTTCAAAACCGCCAGGGTTCCCTGCAGGCATCCGCCCTGACCTTCTACACCCTCCTGTCTCTGGTGCCGCTCGCGGCCATGGCTTTTGGCATCGCCAAAGGCTTCGGACTTGAACAGCTGCTTGAAAAAGAACTGCTCCGCAATTTTGCCGCGCAGCAGGAGGTGGTCCTGCAGGTCATCGCCTTCGCCCGCAACATGCTCGACAACACAAAGGGAGGGCTCATCGCCGGCATCGGCGTCATCATCCTGTTCTGGTCCGTGATCAAGGTTCTTGGCAGAATCGAACAAAATTTCAATCGAATATGGGCTGTCCCCTCGCGCTCGATGTCGCGCAGACTGAGCGACTACCTGGCCATCATGCTCATCGCCCCCCTGCTCCTGATCTTGTCCGGCAGCGCCACCGTATTCATCGCATCCCAGGTGCGGGCCATTTCCAATCAAGTCGGCATGCCCGGCGTGCTCGACCCGGCAGTCTCCCTGGGCCTGGGTTTCGCCCCCTACCTGCTGCTCTGGGCCCTCTTCACCCTCCTTTACCTGATCATGCCCAATACCCGTGTCCAGTTCGCAGGCGCACTGCTGGCCGGCATCCTGGCAGGATCGGCGTACCAGCTCCTGCAGGTCAGCTACATCGCTTTTCAAATCAACGTGGCCAGCTACAATGCCATTTACGGCAGCTTCGCGGCCCTGCCCCTCTTTTTGATCTGGCTGCAACTGAGTTGGCATATTGTTCTCTTCGGGGCCGAGATCGCCCACTTCTTTCCCCATTCAGACACCGTCGCGGCAGAGCCGAAATGGCGCGAGCGGAGCATGGCGCAAACCAGGCTGCTGGCGCTGGCGATCTGCCATGAGATCGTGCAGCGCTTTCACCGCGATGAACCGAGCTTAAGCGAAGAAACCATTGCCTCGGAGTTTGACATGTCCCGCAGTGAAACCTCCGAAATGATCAACATGCTGGTTCACACGCACCTCCTGCACCGGGTTCAATCCGAAGGGGACGAAACGCCCCAACTGCAACCGGCCCGCGACAGCGCCAACATTACCGTCTGGGACGTGCTCGATGCCGTCGACAATGCTCATGCGAACCCGAGCTTTACCCATGACCAACCCAAGCTTGCGGCCATAGCCGCTTGCCTGGACACGCTGCGAAACGACCTCGACCACACTGCCGCCACAACATTGCTGCGCGATATCGAACCTGCGCAATGCCAAGGGACCGGCTCTGCAGACGCCACGAAGAAAAATTAA
- a CDS encoding glucan biosynthesis protein yields the protein MLRHNGLFGLMAGLFLFLSTLPAQAQVQAPGFGLQDVAAMAQALAAKPYEDNLGQVPEVLKTISYDQWRDIRFVPEKSLWRADKLPFELQFFHPGLFYDRTIAVNVVEKNVPTRLAFDTGAFDYGKNNFATQIPTEMGYAGFRIHTAINTKNYLDEFLVFLGASYFRAVGKGQNYGLSARGLAIDTAEPSGEEFPFFKEFWIVKPGKKDKSITVYALLDSRRVAGAYRFEITTGAETMLDVESILFLREPVAKLGIAPLTSMFIFGENSNPRVSDDFRPEVHDSDGLMAAFDNNEWIWRPLQNPKSLSVNVFSAPNIRGMGLMQRDTDYANYLDLEAKYEARPSAWIEPKGDWGPGKLHLVQIPSPEEIHDNIVTFWAPDTNPQPGQPIAFDYRLRWAPPKRVTSPEGQVIFTRTGKGKTPNSRLFVLEFKGGKLEDLPDDAALDANVWVGMGGKLLEKRVYKNPVTDSWRLVFEIEPDSASALSMVLPDKRPSIEMRAILQHGVTPLTETWTYAIKL from the coding sequence ATGCTCAGACATAACGGATTGTTCGGCCTTATGGCCGGACTCTTCCTCTTTTTATCTACCCTTCCGGCCCAGGCCCAGGTCCAGGCACCAGGCTTCGGGCTGCAGGATGTTGCGGCCATGGCGCAAGCGCTCGCGGCCAAACCGTATGAAGACAACCTAGGACAGGTGCCCGAGGTCCTTAAAACCATCTCATACGACCAATGGCGGGACATTCGCTTTGTCCCGGAAAAAAGCCTGTGGCGCGCAGACAAACTGCCCTTTGAGCTGCAATTCTTCCATCCAGGGCTGTTCTATGACCGCACCATAGCCGTCAACGTGGTGGAAAAGAATGTTCCCACCCGCCTAGCCTTTGATACCGGGGCCTTCGATTACGGAAAGAACAACTTCGCCACGCAGATCCCGACGGAAATGGGGTATGCCGGATTTCGCATCCACACCGCCATCAATACCAAGAACTATCTGGATGAGTTTCTGGTCTTTCTTGGAGCCAGCTATTTCAGGGCCGTGGGCAAGGGGCAGAACTACGGCCTGTCCGCCCGTGGCCTGGCCATCGACACGGCGGAGCCGTCCGGCGAGGAGTTTCCTTTTTTCAAAGAATTCTGGATCGTAAAGCCCGGCAAGAAGGACAAGTCCATCACCGTCTACGCTCTGCTGGACTCACGCCGCGTAGCCGGAGCCTATCGTTTCGAGATCACGACTGGAGCGGAAACTATGCTCGACGTCGAATCCATTCTCTTTTTACGCGAACCGGTGGCCAAACTCGGAATCGCGCCCTTGACCAGCATGTTCATCTTCGGGGAAAACTCCAATCCTCGCGTGAGCGACGACTTCAGACCCGAAGTCCATGACTCCGATGGCCTCATGGCCGCATTCGACAACAACGAGTGGATCTGGCGGCCATTGCAAAACCCCAAATCCCTGTCCGTCAATGTCTTCAGCGCGCCCAACATTCGCGGCATGGGCCTCATGCAGCGCGACACGGATTACGCGAACTACCTCGACCTTGAGGCCAAATACGAGGCCAGGCCCAGCGCCTGGATCGAACCCAAGGGCGACTGGGGACCAGGCAAACTTCATCTGGTGCAGATTCCCTCACCGGAGGAGATCCACGACAATATCGTCACCTTCTGGGCTCCCGACACAAATCCGCAGCCGGGCCAGCCCATCGCCTTTGACTACAGGCTTCGCTGGGCGCCGCCCAAACGCGTGACCTCTCCCGAGGGCCAGGTCATCTTCACGCGCACCGGGAAGGGAAAAACGCCCAATTCCAGACTGTTCGTGCTTGAGTTCAAGGGTGGTAAGCTTGAAGATCTGCCGGACGACGCGGCCCTGGACGCCAATGTCTGGGTCGGAATGGGCGGCAAGCTCCTGGAAAAACGCGTCTATAAAAATCCTGTCACCGACAGTTGGCGTCTGGTATTTGAAATTGAACCCGATTCGGCTTCCGCCCTTTCCATGGTCCTGCCGGACAAAAGGCCAAGCATCGAAATGCGGGCAATCCTGCAACACGGCGTAACCCCGCTGACCGAAACATGGACCTACGCCATCAAACTCTGA
- a CDS encoding 4Fe-4S binding protein has translation MIFMRYSVRFTLPSPAVFQRLIQSAFLIFCLYSGWKFYHFVLWMTGQSEIPVPRPPSVEAFLPIAALMGLRRLLESGVWDVVHPAGLAIFLAALGMALLLRKGFCGYVCPVGLASGLLNRLGRKLKLSRVPGPRVDALLHVPKYALLAFFLYTVFVGMDLRAVEQFASNPYNFVADARMLHFFLDPSALTLMVLAGLAVFGVLLRSAWCRYLCPYGALLGLLSWAGPVRIRRDKDACVQCGRCSASCPGGIPVHLKEDVRSPECVGCMRCQSVCPVPGCVTLRAGGREVPFWSIGVGCVVLLLAAWLLADSQGLWHQNLPENMLRMLYRQAF, from the coding sequence ATGATTTTTATGAGGTATTCCGTGCGTTTCACCCTGCCGTCACCTGCCGTGTTTCAACGTCTGATCCAATCCGCCTTTCTGATTTTTTGCCTGTATTCGGGCTGGAAATTCTACCATTTCGTGCTGTGGATGACGGGTCAGAGCGAAATCCCGGTGCCCAGGCCCCCGTCCGTCGAAGCTTTTCTGCCCATCGCGGCCTTGATGGGTCTGCGCCGTCTGCTCGAAAGCGGGGTGTGGGACGTGGTCCATCCGGCGGGACTGGCCATTTTCCTTGCGGCGCTGGGCATGGCTCTGCTCCTGCGCAAAGGTTTTTGCGGCTACGTCTGTCCGGTGGGGCTTGCTTCCGGGCTGCTCAACCGTCTGGGCCGGAAGCTGAAGCTCTCCAGGGTTCCCGGCCCGCGCGTCGATGCACTGCTGCACGTTCCCAAATATGCGCTGCTGGCCTTTTTTCTGTACACGGTTTTCGTGGGCATGGATTTACGGGCCGTGGAGCAGTTCGCTTCCAATCCGTACAATTTCGTGGCCGACGCCCGCATGCTGCACTTTTTTCTCGATCCTTCGGCGCTGACCCTGATGGTCCTGGCCGGACTGGCCGTGTTCGGAGTCCTTCTGCGCAGCGCGTGGTGCCGCTATCTCTGCCCCTACGGAGCGCTGCTCGGCCTCTTGAGCTGGGCCGGCCCCGTGCGTATCCGGCGCGACAAGGACGCCTGCGTGCAGTGCGGCCGTTGCAGCGCGTCCTGCCCCGGAGGCATCCCGGTGCACCTCAAGGAGGATGTGCGCAGCCCGGAATGCGTGGGCTGCATGCGCTGCCAGTCCGTCTGTCCGGTGCCCGGCTGCGTGACCCTGCGCGCCGGGGGCAGGGAAGTGCCGTTCTGGAGTATTGGAGTCGGATGCGTAGTGCTGCTGCTCGCGGCCTGGCTGCTGGCCGATTCCCAGGGCCTGTGGCATCAGAATCTGCCCGAAAACATGCTGCGCATGCTGTATCGCCAGGCCTTCTGA
- a CDS encoding 4Fe-4S dicluster domain-containing protein, protein MSGQKTLYIDYSLCIGCETCEYVCRFTNDTSRIHMTRTIDGVMVPLYCQHCENPKCANACPRGALKRDKDGAIILQPMLCRGCQTKNCILACPYSAMFETDRGVMVAKCDMCAQRRQVGMGPACVEMCPCAAIHYVDRDEIPALETEKSKLAHQKVLDHLKLPGKE, encoded by the coding sequence ATGAGCGGCCAGAAGACCCTGTACATCGACTACAGCCTGTGCATCGGCTGCGAGACCTGCGAATACGTGTGCCGCTTCACCAACGACACATCGCGCATTCACATGACCCGGACCATCGACGGGGTCATGGTGCCGCTGTACTGCCAACATTGCGAAAACCCCAAGTGCGCCAACGCCTGCCCGCGCGGGGCGCTCAAAAGGGACAAGGACGGGGCGATCATCCTGCAGCCCATGCTCTGCCGAGGCTGCCAGACCAAGAACTGCATCCTGGCCTGTCCGTACAGCGCCATGTTCGAGACCGATCGCGGGGTCATGGTCGCCAAGTGTGACATGTGCGCCCAGCGTCGCCAGGTAGGCATGGGACCGGCCTGCGTCGAGATGTGCCCGTGCGCGGCCATCCATTACGTGGACCGCGATGAGATCCCGGCTCTTGAAACGGAGAAATCGAAACTGGCGCACCAGAAGGTGCTCGATCATCTGAAGCTGCCGGGAAAAGAATAG
- a CDS encoding site-specific integrase translates to MAAQGRNKTKYPGVYYTEGKSTTGKPVRRYYVVFKRDGKVYEEAAKVLIDDGPETRPAETPQEASAWRSRRIAAVTNTKDDARPLLTVAQLWEKWLEGRKHTRGLDSTISRYKIHLGRFFGKRVAEEICNFDVTRFRRDLEQRNLSPATVKINMALLAQLLRWGGEQELIKDPGLRFEFPKFDNQRTECMTPEQLTRYWQALEEWDDQHIADYFRIMLLTGIRRRALAAVRWEDLDLAKGFLTLRAQTAKSGKAKSVPLPAAAIRIFEAMPRNDDGYVWPSSRGGFRDVGLWGARIRKAAGLPEDFRPCHGLRHTFASMLASSGKVDLFTLQQMLTHATPAMTQRYAHLADDTLRRAASVADDVMTPGPALKVVAGKE, encoded by the coding sequence ATGGCAGCACAGGGCAGAAATAAGACAAAATATCCAGGTGTTTACTATACTGAAGGCAAGTCCACCACGGGCAAGCCCGTCCGACGCTACTACGTCGTCTTTAAGCGTGACGGGAAAGTCTACGAAGAGGCAGCAAAAGTGCTGATCGACGACGGCCCCGAGACCCGACCAGCGGAGACCCCCCAGGAGGCCAGCGCATGGCGATCACGTCGAATTGCCGCTGTCACAAATACAAAGGACGACGCCCGGCCGCTGCTGACTGTGGCCCAACTCTGGGAAAAGTGGCTCGAAGGCCGGAAGCATACGCGAGGGCTCGACTCTACTATCAGCAGATACAAGATCCACCTTGGCCGTTTTTTCGGAAAGCGCGTGGCTGAAGAGATCTGCAACTTTGACGTGACAAGATTCCGCCGCGACCTCGAACAGCGCAACCTCTCCCCTGCAACCGTCAAAATTAATATGGCCCTGCTGGCTCAACTGCTGCGGTGGGGTGGCGAGCAGGAATTGATCAAAGATCCCGGCCTGCGCTTCGAGTTCCCAAAATTCGATAACCAGCGGACTGAGTGCATGACCCCCGAGCAACTGACCCGCTATTGGCAGGCGCTCGAAGAGTGGGACGATCAGCATATAGCAGATTATTTTCGCATCATGCTGCTGACCGGAATTAGACGCCGGGCTCTGGCTGCGGTGCGGTGGGAAGATCTGGATCTGGCCAAGGGTTTTTTGACCCTGCGGGCTCAGACCGCCAAAAGTGGAAAGGCCAAGTCTGTTCCCCTCCCCGCTGCTGCGATCAGGATCTTCGAGGCAATGCCACGGAACGACGACGGCTATGTATGGCCAAGCTCGCGAGGCGGGTTTAGAGATGTCGGACTCTGGGGCGCAAGGATCAGAAAGGCGGCAGGACTGCCCGAGGACTTCCGCCCATGTCACGGACTACGGCATACGTTCGCGTCAATGCTGGCCAGCTCCGGCAAGGTGGATCTGTTCACGCTGCAACAAATGCTGACCCATGCCACGCCCGCCATGACGCAGAGGTACGCGCACTTGGCAGACGACACGCTGCGCAGGGCCGCGTCTGTGGCCGACGACGTAATGACCCCAGGCCCGGCGCTGAAAGTGGTGGCCGGGAAGGAATAA